Proteins from a single region of Lepus europaeus isolate LE1 chromosome 4, mLepTim1.pri, whole genome shotgun sequence:
- the MOS gene encoding proto-oncogene serine/threonine-protein kinase mos, whose protein sequence is MPSPLILRRCLAASELSPSVDSRPCSSPSELPGKAGKLFLGATPPRAPRLPRRLAWCSIDWEQVCLLRRLGTGGFGSVYKATYRGVPVAIKQVNRCTKNLRASQRSFWAELNIARLRHDNIVRVVAASTRTPAGSNSLGTIIMEFGGDVTLHQVIYGAPGLAAEEPGAPHHGAGEQLSLGKCLQYSLDVVNGLLFLHSQSIVHLDLKPANILISERDVCKIGDFGCSERLEDQRCCPPYHLGGTYTHRAPEILKGEAATPKADIYSFAITLWQMATKEVPYSGERQYVLYAVVAYNLRPSLCAAVFRDTVPGQRLGDIIESGWRASALQRPSADRLLVDLKSLTTEFT, encoded by the coding sequence ATGCCCTCGCCTCTCATCCTGCGCCGCTGCCTTGCTGCCAGTGAGTTGTCCCCGTCGGTGGACTCGCGGCCGTGCAGCAGTCCTTCGGAGCTCCCCGGGAAGGCGGGGAAGCTCTTCCTGGGGGCCACTCCTCCTCGGGCCCCTCGGCTGCCTCGCCGGCTGGCCTGGTGCTCTATCGACTGGGAGCAGGTGTGCTTGCTACGGCGGTTGGGAACCGGAGGGTTTGGCTCCGTGTACAAGGCGACTTACCGTGGCGTCCCTGTGGCCATAAAGCAAGTGAACAGGTGCACCAAGAACCTGCGAGCATCCCAGCGGAGTTTCTGGGCTGAACTGAACATCGCAAGGCTACGCCATGACAACATCGTGCGAGTGGTGGCTGCCAGCACGCGCACGCCCGCAGGCTCTAACAGCCTAGGGACCATCATCATGGAGTTTGGCGGCGACGTCACATTGCACCAAGTCATCTAcggggctcctggcctggctgcgGAGGAGCCGGGGGCGCCCCACCATGGCGCTGGGGAGCAGTTAAGTTTGGGCAAGTGTCTGCAGTACTCCCTAGATGTCGTCAACGGTCTGCTTTTCCTTCACTCACAAAGCATTGTGCACCTGGACCTGAAGCCCGCGAACATTTTGATCAGCGAGCGAGATGTCTGTAAGATCGGTGACTTCGGTTGTTCGGAGAGGCTGGAAGATCAGAGGTGCTGTCCCCCTTACCACCTGGGAGGCACATACACGCACAGAGCCCCCGAGATCCTGAAAGGAGAGGCTGCCACGCCCAAGGCCGACATCTACTCTTTTGCCATCACTCTCTGGCAGATGGCCACCAAGGAGGTGCCCTACTCCGGGGAGCGTCAGTACGTGCTGTACGCGGTGGTGGCCTACAACCTCCGCCCGTCTCTCTGTGCGGCTGTCTTCAGGGACACTGTGCCCGGACAAAGGCTTGGGGACATCATCGAGAGCGGCTGGAGGGCCAGTGCTTTGCAGAGGCCCAGTGCGGACCGCCTGCTGGTGGACCTTAAATCCTTAACCACGGAGTTCACCTGA